CGCGCACACGATTTGGCTCGCGGCGCGCGCACAGGGCATCGGCATGGGCTGGGTCTCGATCCTCGATCCGCGGGCAGTCACAGAAATCCTCGCGGTGCCGCCGCACTGGAAATTCATCGGCTATTTCTGTCTCGGCTATCCGCAGACCGACGATACCGTT
The DNA window shown above is from Pirellulales bacterium and carries:
- a CDS encoding nitroreductase family protein; amino-acid sequence: AHTIWLAARAQGIGMGWVSILDPRAVTEILAVPPHWKFIGYFCLGYPQTDDTVPELEQSGWERRRLPESVVIRR